In a genomic window of Thiolapillus brandeum:
- a CDS encoding MsnO8 family LLM class oxidoreductase, with the protein MYLKRISVLDQSPIHDGKGESSGLHDTLELARLCDQAGYHRYWCAEHHATPGYASPCPEMMAAHVACATERLRVGTGGVMLTHYSPFKVAEAFRVLNALHPGRIDLGIGRAPGGNEQAHAALAAPRQIIPHEHYPQQATELIGYLHGTLPVEHPFGTVPVEPADGGAPDVWMLGSSGGSSELAGQLGAGFALALFIGTHERSRAIVEAYRRAFRPVAGMAGPQALVAVAAIAADSREEAEYIAASHVYWKVQAFRHGRRDPLHPPKKALELRAKLSVSDQAYYDQTLSTYVLGTPDHCLEMIDSIAHDYGVEEVMVVNVTHGFAERKRSYQSLAEMMNQASR; encoded by the coding sequence ATGTACCTGAAAAGAATAAGCGTACTGGATCAATCACCCATTCACGATGGCAAGGGCGAATCTTCCGGCTTGCACGACACCCTGGAACTGGCGCGGTTGTGCGACCAGGCGGGCTATCACCGCTACTGGTGCGCCGAGCACCATGCCACTCCGGGCTATGCCTCACCTTGCCCGGAGATGATGGCGGCGCATGTGGCCTGTGCCACCGAACGGTTGCGTGTTGGTACGGGTGGGGTGATGTTGACCCATTACAGCCCCTTCAAGGTCGCAGAAGCCTTTCGCGTGCTGAATGCCTTGCATCCTGGGCGCATCGATTTGGGGATTGGCCGCGCCCCGGGTGGCAACGAACAGGCCCATGCCGCGCTCGCGGCGCCACGCCAGATCATTCCACATGAACACTATCCACAACAGGCCACCGAATTGATCGGCTATCTGCACGGCACCCTGCCGGTGGAGCATCCCTTTGGCACGGTGCCGGTAGAGCCGGCAGATGGCGGTGCGCCGGATGTGTGGATGTTGGGGTCTTCCGGTGGCAGCTCGGAACTGGCCGGGCAACTGGGGGCCGGGTTCGCTCTGGCACTGTTCATCGGCACGCATGAACGCAGCCGTGCCATCGTCGAGGCCTACCGGCGTGCCTTTCGTCCCGTGGCCGGGATGGCCGGGCCTCAGGCACTCGTGGCCGTGGCAGCCATTGCTGCCGACTCCCGGGAGGAGGCGGAGTACATCGCCGCCAGCCACGTCTATTGGAAAGTGCAGGCCTTTCGGCACGGGCGGCGTGATCCGCTCCATCCCCCGAAGAAGGCGCTGGAACTGCGGGCGAAGCTGTCGGTTTCCGACCAGGCCTACTATGACCAGACCCTGTCCACTTATGTATTGGGTACGCCGGACCATTGCCTGGAGATGATTGATTCGATTGCCCATGACTATGGCGTCGAGGAAGTCATGGTGGTCAATGTGACCCATGGATTTGCGGAGCGGAAACGAAGCTATCAGAGCCTGGCGGAAATGATGAACCAGGCTTCCCGGTAA
- a CDS encoding AEC family transporter, giving the protein MYAVLLVVVPVFFVALSGYAYGRWISTRIDEVNRINLDLFVPALLIYVLSEKLGKTSGAMEMLLAGSLVIAGSGVVAAIAGRWLKMDFKTLGPPLMFNNSANLGFPLAVLAFGDEILPYSVVLFLVQAISMFTFGFMIYERRFALGQLIRNPIIIAMSVGLVCYAWDLHAPAMLLPGLKMLSEVAIPLTLVTLGVKLAEADWSHWRDGLVGAVLRPLGGLPFGLLAVWLIPMSDALKPLVVLFSVLPPAVLNAPLAARYGQEPEKVASMVMVGNLLTVLYMPVVLFFLLMPS; this is encoded by the coding sequence ATGTACGCGGTTCTTCTTGTCGTCGTGCCGGTCTTTTTTGTAGCCCTGAGCGGTTATGCCTACGGAAGGTGGATCAGTACCCGAATCGACGAGGTCAATCGCATCAACCTGGATCTCTTTGTGCCGGCATTGTTGATCTATGTGCTTTCGGAGAAATTGGGCAAGACCTCGGGGGCAATGGAAATGCTGCTTGCGGGCTCTCTGGTGATAGCCGGATCCGGGGTGGTTGCTGCCATCGCGGGCCGTTGGCTGAAAATGGATTTCAAGACTCTCGGTCCGCCCTTGATGTTCAACAACTCAGCGAACCTGGGATTCCCGCTGGCGGTGTTGGCCTTTGGCGATGAAATCCTGCCGTACTCCGTGGTCCTGTTTCTGGTGCAGGCGATCAGCATGTTCACCTTTGGCTTCATGATCTACGAGCGTCGTTTTGCGTTGGGGCAGCTCATCAGAAATCCAATCATTATTGCCATGTCCGTGGGGCTGGTCTGCTATGCCTGGGATTTACACGCCCCCGCGATGTTGCTGCCAGGGCTGAAAATGCTCAGTGAGGTCGCCATCCCCTTGACCCTGGTCACCCTGGGCGTCAAGCTGGCCGAAGCCGATTGGTCGCATTGGCGAGACGGTCTGGTGGGGGCGGTCCTGCGACCCCTGGGCGGGCTGCCCTTTGGGTTGCTGGCCGTCTGGCTCATCCCAATGTCTGATGCGCTGAAGCCTTTGGTGGTTCTTTTTTCGGTCCTGCCGCCAGCGGTACTCAACGCCCCTCTGGCAGCGCGCTATGGACAGGAGCCGGAAAAGGTCGCCTCGATGGTCATGGTGGGCAATCTCCTGACCGTCCTCTATATGCCGGTGGTGCTGTTCTTTCTTCTGATGCCCTCCTGA
- the dld gene encoding D-lactate dehydrogenase yields the protein MNHRSFIDALRQLLSSRQVLTSDRKTLRYRCGIRIGEGKVNAVVLPHSAMELWETLKLCIRFDKIIILQAANTGLNGGSTPYGNDYDRDVVIISTRRLNRLGLLRGGRQVIACAGTTLTQLEDALRPMRRGPHSVIGSSCIGASVIGGVCNNSGGNLLNRGPSYSELALYAQLDAAGQLTLVNHLGLDLGESPEEILSNLDQANLDARDVWDGRGMASDHEYSIRVRDIHATTPARFNADPRRLHEASGCAGKLAVFAVRLDTFPLPEREQVFFIGTNQPDDFTRLRKRMLSQFEDLPEMAEYMHASYFDGAHRYCKDSYLLIRLLGARALPRLLAVKSWLDGLCSSMGFLPTRLPDKLLQYASRLLPEHLPRSIRAYRKCFEHFLILKCTDATIEATQQFLRENFGEPSRSPSGQSTGWFKCTSKEGESALLHRFVAGGATARYATMHAGIVGEIMPLDVALPRNSEDWHELLPPELLEQLAAPYCLAHFFCMVFHWDFVVKKGLDAEELKRRIMALLDEKGAKYPAEHNVGHVYEAEPVLADFYRQLDPTNSFNAGVGKMSKYKYYAD from the coding sequence ATGAATCATCGCTCCTTCATCGATGCCTTGCGACAGCTTCTGTCTTCCCGACAGGTTCTGACGAGTGACAGAAAGACCTTGCGTTATCGATGCGGCATCCGGATCGGTGAAGGCAAGGTAAATGCGGTGGTCCTCCCCCACTCGGCAATGGAACTGTGGGAGACACTCAAGCTCTGCATCAGGTTCGACAAGATCATCATCCTGCAGGCGGCCAATACCGGTTTGAATGGCGGCTCCACGCCCTATGGTAACGACTATGACCGAGACGTGGTCATCATCAGCACCCGGCGATTGAATAGGTTGGGCCTGCTCCGTGGCGGCCGACAGGTCATCGCCTGCGCCGGCACTACACTGACCCAGCTGGAGGACGCACTCCGTCCCATGCGGCGGGGTCCCCATTCGGTCATTGGTTCTTCCTGTATCGGCGCATCGGTGATCGGGGGGGTATGCAACAACTCCGGCGGCAATCTGCTTAACCGGGGTCCCTCCTATTCGGAACTCGCCCTGTATGCCCAACTGGATGCCGCCGGGCAGCTGACACTGGTGAACCATCTCGGACTGGATCTGGGAGAATCCCCTGAAGAGATACTCTCCAATCTCGATCAGGCCAATCTCGATGCACGAGATGTATGGGATGGCCGGGGCATGGCGTCAGATCATGAATACAGCATCCGCGTGCGGGACATCCACGCCACTACCCCCGCTCGCTTCAATGCCGATCCGCGGCGCCTCCACGAAGCCAGTGGCTGTGCGGGGAAACTCGCTGTGTTCGCGGTAAGGCTGGACACCTTCCCTCTGCCGGAACGTGAACAGGTCTTTTTCATCGGAACCAATCAGCCCGACGATTTCACCCGGCTGCGAAAACGCATGCTGAGCCAATTCGAAGACCTGCCGGAGATGGCGGAATACATGCACGCCAGCTATTTCGACGGGGCGCATCGCTACTGCAAGGATAGCTACCTGCTGATACGCCTGCTGGGCGCCAGGGCCCTACCCCGTCTGTTGGCAGTGAAGTCCTGGCTGGATGGGCTGTGTTCTTCGATGGGCTTCCTGCCGACGCGTCTGCCCGACAAGCTGCTTCAGTATGCCAGCCGCCTCTTGCCCGAGCACCTGCCCCGCAGCATCCGGGCCTATCGTAAATGCTTCGAGCACTTTCTGATTCTCAAGTGCACTGATGCCACCATTGAGGCCACCCAACAGTTTCTGCGGGAAAATTTCGGCGAACCCTCCCGTTCACCCTCCGGGCAATCAACCGGCTGGTTCAAATGTACGTCAAAGGAGGGGGAATCTGCCCTGCTGCATCGTTTCGTGGCCGGTGGCGCCACGGCCCGTTATGCCACGATGCACGCCGGAATCGTTGGCGAAATCATGCCGCTGGACGTGGCGCTGCCCCGTAACAGTGAGGACTGGCATGAACTGTTACCGCCCGAACTACTGGAGCAACTCGCCGCTCCCTACTGTCTGGCCCATTTTTTCTGCATGGTCTTCCATTGGGACTTCGTGGTCAAAAAGGGCCTAGATGCTGAAGAACTGAAGCGCAGGATCATGGCACTATTGGATGAGAAAGGGGCGAAGTATCCCGCCGAACACAATGTCGGTCATGTCTATGAAGCCGAACCGGTGCTGGCCGACTTCTACCGGCAGTTGGACCCGACCAACAGCTTCAATGCCGGGGTCGGGAAGATGTCGAAGTACAAATATTATGCGGACTGA
- a CDS encoding helix-turn-helix transcriptional regulator, with protein MNVPIPAKIRQARKLAGLTQAELAKQVGVAQKTISRIESGQDERLNAIIPLILDIAKATGVSFQQLIGCQSRPDVKAIIEDPGSPSGLRELARDNALRESMSVTDDDIASLATINLDGRISKNGYIQLLIAIRAVTGK; from the coding sequence ATGAATGTTCCTATTCCAGCCAAAATACGCCAGGCCAGAAAACTTGCCGGTCTTACCCAGGCCGAGCTTGCTAAACAGGTCGGCGTTGCCCAGAAAACCATCTCTCGTATTGAAAGCGGGCAGGATGAGCGCCTGAACGCCATCATTCCTCTGATTCTGGACATCGCCAAAGCCACTGGCGTATCTTTTCAGCAGCTCATCGGCTGCCAAAGCCGCCCTGATGTCAAAGCCATCATCGAAGATCCTGGCTCCCCAAGTGGCCTTCGTGAACTGGCGCGAGACAACGCCCTGCGTGAATCCATGTCCGTTACCGATGATGACATCGCCAGCCTTGCCACAATCAACCTCGATGGCCGGATTTCCAAAAACGGTTACATACAACTGCTGATTGCTATTCGTGCAGTTACTGGAAAATGA
- a CDS encoding helix-turn-helix domain-containing protein, with product MKQENQQLNIPNKVKQLRKSRGITQVDMAGLLGVTQSKISRLERGVIPITVDELAAIADVLDVPVYTLFQFDQAA from the coding sequence ATGAAACAGGAAAACCAACAACTGAATATACCGAATAAGGTGAAGCAGCTCAGGAAGTCCAGGGGCATTACCCAGGTGGACATGGCGGGATTGCTTGGCGTGACGCAGAGCAAGATCAGCCGACTGGAGCGGGGCGTCATCCCGATAACGGTGGACGAGCTGGCGGCCATTGCGGATGTGCTGGACGTGCCGGTCTATACGCTCTTTCAGTTTGACCAGGCGGCATGA
- a CDS encoding helix-turn-helix domain-containing protein, with protein sequence MSIEARDWAYSQRIKAPAKPVLVALAERADRQGCNCWPSIFQISEMTGLSTASVKRSLQKLEDIGLIDRIRSKGGKTSSYILHLGQLAQSEPGPREPVIGSHGANQLAHTDPELAQRDPLTVSNRHKPSEPSKGKAVELPGWMPENLWRDFVEHRRKTKAPMTDIAQQRALKKLGTMREEGQDIEAVVEQSIINGWKGLFPVKEVRQNGSRFSNSIEALNSLFGDEHGQEHIQAGHGVPVRGLLTGADERDRGGVLGPARQSAG encoded by the coding sequence ATGAGCATCGAGGCGCGGGACTGGGCCTACTCCCAGAGAATCAAGGCTCCTGCAAAACCTGTGCTGGTGGCATTGGCGGAGAGAGCCGATAGACAAGGATGCAATTGCTGGCCGTCCATTTTTCAGATCTCTGAAATGACTGGGCTTTCAACAGCAAGCGTGAAACGGTCATTGCAGAAGTTGGAGGACATTGGACTGATTGACCGGATCAGGAGCAAAGGAGGGAAAACATCGAGCTACATATTACACCTGGGTCAACTGGCTCAGAGTGAACCGGGTCCGAGAGAGCCAGTTATTGGCTCACACGGAGCCAATCAACTGGCTCACACAGACCCCGAACTGGCTCAGAGAGACCCCCTAACCGTCAGTAACCGTCATAAACCGTCAGAACCGTCAAAGGGAAAGGCGGTGGAATTACCCGGCTGGATGCCGGAAAACCTGTGGCGTGATTTCGTGGAACATCGGCGAAAGACAAAGGCCCCCATGACGGACATTGCCCAACAGCGGGCGTTGAAAAAACTCGGCACCATGAGGGAGGAAGGTCAGGACATCGAGGCAGTAGTGGAGCAGAGCATCATCAACGGCTGGAAGGGATTGTTCCCGGTGAAGGAGGTCAGGCAGAACGGGAGCCGGTTCAGCAACAGCATCGAGGCGCTCAATTCGCTTTTTGGAGACGAACATGGACAAGAGCACATTCAAGCAGGGCATGGCGTACCTGTCCGCGGCCTACTCACGGGAGCTGACGAAAGAGACCGCGGCGGTGTACTGGGACCAGCTCGCCAGTCTGCAGGATGA
- a CDS encoding VRR-NUC domain-containing protein, with translation MARPKKASEHQEQVTLFKWAEIQKAAHPELALLHAIPNGGHRSKVAGAKMKAEGVKRGVPDICLPVPRGEWHGLYIEMKTRTGTTSEEQRWWLAELQKRGYRVAICRSWSAARDFIVDYLKQEKDYGGNSKAA, from the coding sequence ATGGCACGACCGAAGAAAGCAAGCGAACACCAGGAACAGGTAACGCTGTTCAAGTGGGCGGAGATCCAGAAGGCCGCACACCCCGAGCTTGCCTTGCTGCACGCCATCCCCAACGGCGGACACCGGAGCAAGGTGGCCGGGGCGAAGATGAAGGCAGAAGGCGTGAAGCGCGGTGTGCCTGACATCTGCCTGCCGGTGCCGCGGGGTGAATGGCACGGGTTGTATATCGAAATGAAGACCAGGACAGGCACGACCAGTGAAGAGCAACGCTGGTGGCTTGCCGAACTGCAGAAGCGCGGCTACCGGGTGGCGATCTGCCGAAGCTGGTCAGCGGCGCGGGATTTCATCGTGGATTATCTGAAACAGGAGAAAGACTATGGCGGCAACAGCAAAGCGGCTTGA
- a CDS encoding ATP-binding protein, which translates to MENITGFIGRDREVKAILEALVAGGNVLVKGRPGVGKSAIIRQTFQQAQERGAVCVLVDDRNTKAMALSLLEQLHKALGLVVPGEMLGPRLKAKAKREGGLTWNDLSRTMLRLPVMDAANVIVATMRKQLVWVFVEGLEVGPQKAELFTRMIEVGLMAAAIDDSNRRTRISKMAWRFQTTVELKPLTIEQSEQITRNWLEQRPIRFTDERTKDRFINHVARDSGGIPAAIRGMLETASMEEEVTPAKARTFDHGAGVTYLDMTPLIVLALVVAIAGRYISRGLGETDMLVLSGVASALFMGLRFFMYQMRAR; encoded by the coding sequence ATGGAAAATATTACAGGATTTATTGGCAGAGATCGTGAAGTAAAAGCCATTCTGGAAGCACTGGTGGCCGGTGGCAATGTGCTGGTGAAAGGGCGCCCGGGCGTGGGTAAGAGCGCGATCATTCGCCAGACGTTCCAACAGGCGCAGGAGCGCGGCGCAGTGTGCGTGTTGGTGGATGACAGAAACACAAAGGCGATGGCGCTTTCTCTACTGGAGCAGCTGCACAAGGCTCTCGGCCTGGTGGTGCCTGGTGAGATGCTCGGCCCGCGCCTCAAGGCCAAGGCCAAGCGCGAGGGCGGCCTGACATGGAACGACCTGTCCCGCACCATGCTCCGGCTGCCGGTGATGGATGCGGCCAATGTCATTGTGGCCACCATGCGCAAGCAGTTGGTGTGGGTGTTCGTCGAGGGTCTGGAAGTCGGCCCGCAGAAGGCCGAGCTGTTCACGCGCATGATCGAGGTCGGGCTGATGGCCGCCGCCATCGATGACAGCAACCGGCGGACCCGCATCAGCAAGATGGCCTGGCGGTTTCAGACAACAGTTGAACTCAAGCCCCTGACCATCGAACAATCGGAACAGATCACAAGGAACTGGCTGGAGCAAAGGCCCATCCGGTTTACCGATGAGAGGACAAAGGATCGGTTCATCAATCATGTGGCGAGGGATTCCGGGGGGATACCCGCTGCCATCCGGGGGATGCTGGAAACGGCATCGATGGAGGAGGAAGTAACACCGGCCAAAGCCCGGACATTCGATCACGGGGCAGGCGTCACATACCTGGATATGACGCCCCTGATTGTTCTGGCGCTGGTGGTGGCGATTGCCGGGCGGTACATCAGCCGCGGCCTGGGAGAAACGGACATGCTGGTGCTATCCGGCGTGGCCTCAGCCCTGTTTATGGGGCTGAGGTTCTTCATGTACCAAATGCGAGCGAGGTAA